From the genome of Clavibacter nebraskensis NCPPB 2581:
CGCCACCACCTGGGCGGCCGTGAGGCCCGCGGTGCCGTCCATGCGCATGTCGAGGGGCGCATCCTGCGAGTACGAGAAGCCGCGCTCGACCCGGTCGAGCTGGAGCGACGAGACGCCGAGGTCGAAGAAGACGCCCTGGACCTCGCCGATCCCGAGCCCGTCGAGCGCGCGGCCGATGCCGTCGTACACGGTGTGGACGAGGTGGACCCGGTCGCCGAAGCGGGCGAGCCGCTCCCCCGCGATCGCGAGGGCGTCCGGATCGCGGTCGAGCCCGACCAGGCGGAGGCCGGGCAGCGCGTCGAGGAACGCCTCGGAGTGGCCGGCCATCCCGAGGGTGGCGTCGACGAGCACGGCGCCATCTCCCTGGAGGCCGGGGGCGAGCAGCTCGAGGCACCGATCGAGGAGGACAGGGGTGTGGATGTCGTCGAGGGCCATGGCATCCCGATGCCCTGTCCGCGGCTCCTGATCCCCATCCGTCCCGACCTGCCACCGGGGAAGTGCGGCAGGGCGTCGGACGGCTGGGAGTCAGGGGCCGGGGTCAGAACAGGCCGGGGATCACCTCCTCCGCGGTGTCGGCGAACGCGCTCTCGTTGGCGGTGAGGTACTCGTCCCACGTGCCGGCGTCCCAGATCTCGACGCGGCTGCCCGCGCCGATGACCGCAAGCTCGCGGTCGAGGCCCGCGTAGGTGCGGAGCGCCTGCGGGATGGTGATGCGGTGCTGCTTGTCCGGCGTCTCGGCGTTCGCCCCGGACAGGAAGACGCGCATGTAGTCGCGCGCCTGCTTGCTCGCGAGCGGCGCCTGGCGCATGCGGTCGTGCAGCTCCTCGAACTCGCGCGTCGTGAACACGTAGATGCAGCGGTCCTGGCCGCGCGTCATGACGACGCCGCCCTCGAGCTCGTCGCGGAACTTCGCGGGGAGGATGAGCCGCCCCTTGTCGTCGAGACGAGGCGAATGGGTGCCGAGGAACACACCAACACCCCCTGTCTCTCCGGCCGTGGTTCAGGACTTGCTCCACTTTACTCCACAGCCCTCCACCCACTGCCAGGCACGTGAGGTTAATTCGCAGCGAGTGTCCCCCGATCCCCGTGATCCCGTGGCATCTCGTGCGGGGAGGGATGTGGAGGGACATCCGTCGTCCGGCGCGCCGTGGACGCGCGACGACGCCCCGCCGGCGGTCACGGGGGCGGCCGGCGGGGCGTCGGGGAGCGATGTGGGGCGCGGGGAGAACAGGAGAAGGGGCCGATCCCGGTTCGGGATCGGCCCCTTCGGGTCGAGTGGAGGGCGGTGGAGGGCCGCCTCAGGAGGTGGTCAGTCCTGACCGCCCTGGCGCTTCTCCCAGCGCTCGTTAATGCGGTCCATGAAGGAGGACGACGAAGAGGGTCGCTTGCCGGAACCGCGGCCAGGGGCACGGGGCGCGGAAGCGGTCGGCGCACCGGCGCCCGCGTCACGCGGACTGAAGATGAGGAGCGCCCCCACGATCATGATGGCGAAGCCGAGGATGCCGATGATCGCCAGCTTGGTGATGACGCCGGCGGCCAGGGCGGCGATGCCGAGGACGATGACCAGCACCCCGACCACGACCATCGTGTAGTTCGGTCTGGTGCGGCGACCGCTGACGGTCGCCACGAAGTCTGCGTCGTTGTGATAGAGGCTGCGCTCCATCTCCTCCAGCAGGCGCTGCTCTTGCTCGGAAAGCGGCATCATGTTCCCCTCAGGCTCGGGACGACGCGTCGGTGATCACCTGTGGATTCTAGCTCCCTGCCCCTGGCTAGGCTAGGCGGGTGCCCGAAAGCGACCGCCTCGTCAGCCACGTCCAGACCCGCCTCGACGACTTCCTGACGACCCAGGCGGCGGGACTCCGGGAGATCAGCCCGGATCTTGCGCCCATCCAGGAGTTCTCCTCGGATCTGCTGAGAGGCGGGAAGCGGTTCCGCGCGCAGTTCTGCTACTGGGGGTGGCGTTCGGTGATCGACCTCGAGCCCTCCCCTGCCGGACGGCCTCAGGGCGAGGAACGACCGGGCTACCGCGCGGTCGTCGGCGTGGCCGCGGGCCTCGAGATCTTCCACGCGGCGGCGCTCGTCCACGACGACATCATCGACCGCTCCGACACGCGTCGCGGCCGACCCGCAGCCCACCGCCGCTTCGAGGCGCTGCACGCGGCGAGCGGCTGGGGCGGATCCTCGGCGGGCTTCGGCGAGGCGGGGGCGATCCTCCTGGGCGACCTCCTCCTGGGGTGGAGCGACGAGCTGCTCATCGACTCGCTCCTGGCGCTGGCGGACGGGTCGGCGGCCCGCGCCACCCGCGCCGAGCTCGCGACGATGCGCACCCAGGTCACGCTCGGCCAGTACCTCGACGTGCTCGAGGAGGTGGCGTGGCCGACCGTGCCCGAGGACGACACGCTCGCCCGGGCCCACAACGTGATCGTCTACAAGTCCGCGAAGTACAGCATCGAGGCGCCGCTCGTCGTCGGCGCGAGCCTGGCGGGGGCGACGCCCGAGCAGGTGGCGGCGCTCCGCGCCGTCGGCCTGCCGCTCGGCATCGCGTTCCAGCTGCGGGACGACGTGCTCGGCGTGTTCGGCGACAGCGCCGTGACCGGGAAGCCGAGCGGAGACGACCTGCGCGAGGGCAAGCGCACCGTGCTGATCGCGCTGGCGCGCCGGCGGCTGCCGGACGGGGTGCGCCGCACGGTCGATGCGCTCCTCGGGGATCCGGACCTCGACGACGAGCAGATCCGCGCCCTACAGTCGATCCTCCGCGAGAGCGGCGCCCTCGACGAGGTGGAGGGGATGATCTCCCGTCACGTCCGCGAGTCGCTCGCCGCGCTGCGCGAGGCCCCCATCGGAGCCCGCGCGAGGAACCAGCTCGAGCTGCTCGTCGACACCGTCACGCGCCGCGTCACCTGATCGGACCGCGGGTCGGACCCGGCCGATCAGCCCGCGGCCGCGAGGGCTCGGGTCAGGCGCTGGCCTGCGCGACCCGACGCACCTCGGCCTTGCGCCCCGCCAGCAGGGCGTCGATGGGGGCGGTGCCGAGGCTCGGCTCCTCCGTGAGGAGCCAGTGCATGGCCTCCTCGTCGGTGAAGCCGTTGTCACCGAGCACGATGATCGTGCCCCGCAGCTCGGACAGCGGCTCGCCGTCCCGCAGGAAGACGGTGGGCACCTTGAGCACGCCGTCGAGGCGGACCGCGAGCAGGCGCCTGTCCTCGATGAGCCGGCGCACGCGGCTGACGGTGAGACCCATGAGGTCGACGAGATCGGGGACGGTCGACCACTCACGGTCGGCATAGGGCTCGTTCACGCCTCACATGCTGGCACGTCCTGCGTCGACCCGGGACCGAGCACCCGGACGCGAGGCGCTTCGCCGCTCGGAACGCCTGCCTATCCGCCGAAGGCGCGTGTCGCTGTTCACTCCAGTCACATCCGTCCCTTATGTGCCCTTTTCTCTCCCTGCGTGTTAACGTGAAACACCTGCATCAGGGAATCGAGCACGACGGCCGGAGTAGACCAGCATGCCCATGACCGAACCCACCTCCCCTCGCGACACCAACCGGTCCTCGGACACCGCCACAGGACGCTCGGCGAACCGCCGCTCCAAGGCGCTCCTCGCGACCATGCCCATCGTGCTCGTCGGCTCCCTCGCGGTGAGCCTCGGCATGGCGTCGCCCGCGGAGGCCGCCCCCGTCAAGCGCATCCCCAAGGCCAAGTCCGGCCCGACGCAGACCAAGCTCCCCCGCATCGCGGCTCAAACGGCAGCCCCCGCGGCCGCGCCCATGGTGGCCGCGCCCTCCACGTACGTGGTCGAGCAGGGCGACACGGTGTCGAGCATCGCCGGCCGCTTCGGCCTCTCGACCGCGTCGGTGCTCGCGCAGAACGGGCTCGGCTGGAAGACCACCATCTTCCCCGGCCAGACGCTCACACTCGGCGGGTCCGGGACGTCGACCCCGGCACCGGCCGCGGCATCGACCGGATCGGGAGCGAGCTACACGGTCGTCGCGGGCGACACCGTGACCGGCATCGCGGGCAAGCACGGCGTCTCGACCTCGGCCGTGCTCCAGGCCAACGGCCTGCAGGCGACGAGCACGATCTTCCCCGGCAACCGCCTCACCATCCCGGGCTCCGGTACCTCGGCTGCGCCGGCGGCACCCGCCAGCGCCTCCCCCGCCGCGAAGCAGGGCCTCTCCGGCACGTACACGATCGAGACCGGCGACACGCTCCACAGCATCGCGACGAAGTCGGGCGTCACCATCCAGGACCTCCTGAACACCAACGGCCTCAACTGGTCGAGCATCATCTACGCGGGCAGCAAGCTCACCATCCCGCACGCGTCCGCGTCCGTCGTCCAGGTCGCGTCGCTGGACGGGACGACGATCATGACCGACGAGATGCGCCGCAACGCGCGCGTCATCGTCCAGGTCGGACGCTCCGCCGGCGTCAGCGACTACGGACTCGTCATCGCGCTCGCCACCGCGGCGCAGGAGTCGACCCTCCGCAACCTCGACTGGGGCGACCGCGACTCGATCGGCCTCTTCCAGCAGCGCCCGAGCCAGGGCTGGGGCCAGCCCGCCCAGCTCAACGACCCCGTGTACGCGGCGCGCGCGTTCTTCGGCGGCAGCGTCAACCCGAACCCCGGTGCGACCCGCGGCCTCCTCGACATCGCCGGCTGGAAGTCGATGACCGTCACGCAGGCGGCGCAGGCCGTCCAGTACTCCGCGTACCCGGACGCCTACGCCAAGTGGGAGGCCTCCGCCTGGGCGTGGCTCGACGAGATCGGCTGACGCCGATCCGCAGGCGCACCCGCCCGGCGGCGCACCGGTGTGCCGGGGAGGCCCCGGCACCGGCGATCCCTAGAATCATCCAGTGACCTCCAGCCCGACCGACCCCATGATCGGCCGTCTCCTCGACGGTCGGTACCAGGTCAGGTCCCGCATCGCACGCGGCGGGATGGCGACGGTCTACGTGGCGACCGACCTGCGGCTGGAGCGTCGCGTCGCCGTCAAGGTGATGCACGGGCACCTCGCCGACGACAGCGCGTTCCGGGACCGCTTCATCCAGGAGGCGCGCTCGGCCGCGCGGCTGGCGCACCCCAACGTCGTCAACGTCTTCGACCAGGGCCAGGACTCCGACATGGCGTACCTCATCATGGAGTACCTGCCCGGCATGACGCTGCGCGAGCTGCTGCAGGAGTACGAGCGGTTGACGCCCGAGCAGACGCTCGACATCCTCGAGGCCGTGCTCTCGGGTCTCGCCGCCGCGCACAAGGCCGGCATCGTGCACCGCGACCTGAAGCCCGAGAACGTGCTGCTGGCCGACGACGGGCGCATCAAGATCGGCGACTTCGGCCTGGCGCGCGCCGTCAGCGCGAACACGGCCACGGGGCAGGCGCTCCTCGGGACCATCGCGTACCTCTCCCCCGAGCTCGTGACGCGGGGCATCGCCGACACCCGCAGCGACATCTACGCCGTCGGCATCATGATGTACGAGATGCTCGCGGGCGAGCAGCCTTTCAAGGGCGAGCAGCCCATGCAGATCGCGTACCAGCACGCGAACGACCAGGTGCCCACCCCCAGCACAGCCAACGCGTCCGTGCCGGTCGAGCTCGACGAGCTGGTCCTGTGGGCGACCGCGCGAGATCCCGAGCAGCGGCCCCGTGACGCCCGGGCGCTCCTCGACGAGCTCTACGCCGTGCAGAACCGCCTCGACGCGCGGTCGGGCGACCCGGCTCCGCTCCAGCGCACCGTCGTCTTCCCGAGCGCCCCGGCGCTCCCCTCCGTCACGACCGGCGAGACGCAGGTCGTGGGCGGTCCGCCCGTCATGACGCGGCAGGAGGACGAGCGCACCGAGCCGGAGTCCGTCGTCGCGCTCGCCGCCGCCGGCTCGCGCCGTCGATCGCGCGGGTGGATGCTCGCGCTCCTCGTGGTGATGCTCGCCGCCCTCGCCGGCGGCACGGGTTGGTACTACGGGCAGGGCCCGGGCGCGCGCATCCCGGTGCCGTCCGTGACGGCCATGGCCATCGACGACGCCGCCGGCACCCTCCAGGGCCAGGGCTTCGTCGTCGCGCGCGCCGAGGAGCCGAGCGTGGACGTCGAGGTGGGGCACGTGACCCGGAGCGTCCCGGCTTCCGGGACGCCCGTCGACCAGGGATCCACCGTGACCGTCTACGCCTCGACCGGACCGCGGCTCCTCGACGTGCCCGAC
Proteins encoded in this window:
- the mraZ gene encoding division/cell wall cluster transcriptional repressor MraZ — translated: MFLGTHSPRLDDKGRLILPAKFRDELEGGVVMTRGQDRCIYVFTTREFEELHDRMRQAPLASKQARDYMRVFLSGANAETPDKQHRITIPQALRTYAGLDRELAVIGAGSRVEIWDAGTWDEYLTANESAFADTAEEVIPGLF
- a CDS encoding DUF3040 domain-containing protein is translated as MMPLSEQEQRLLEEMERSLYHNDADFVATVSGRRTRPNYTMVVVGVLVIVLGIAALAAGVITKLAIIGILGFAIMIVGALLIFSPRDAGAGAPTASAPRAPGRGSGKRPSSSSSFMDRINERWEKRQGGQD
- a CDS encoding polyprenyl synthetase family protein produces the protein MPESDRLVSHVQTRLDDFLTTQAAGLREISPDLAPIQEFSSDLLRGGKRFRAQFCYWGWRSVIDLEPSPAGRPQGEERPGYRAVVGVAAGLEIFHAAALVHDDIIDRSDTRRGRPAAHRRFEALHAASGWGGSSAGFGEAGAILLGDLLLGWSDELLIDSLLALADGSAARATRAELATMRTQVTLGQYLDVLEEVAWPTVPEDDTLARAHNVIVYKSAKYSIEAPLVVGASLAGATPEQVAALRAVGLPLGIAFQLRDDVLGVFGDSAVTGKPSGDDLREGKRTVLIALARRRLPDGVRRTVDALLGDPDLDDEQIRALQSILRESGALDEVEGMISRHVRESLAALREAPIGARARNQLELLVDTVTRRVT
- a CDS encoding Rv2175c family DNA-binding protein, whose product is MNEPYADREWSTVPDLVDLMGLTVSRVRRLIEDRRLLAVRLDGVLKVPTVFLRDGEPLSELRGTIIVLGDNGFTDEEAMHWLLTEEPSLGTAPIDALLAGRKAEVRRVAQASA
- a CDS encoding LysM peptidoglycan-binding domain-containing protein; this translates as MPMTEPTSPRDTNRSSDTATGRSANRRSKALLATMPIVLVGSLAVSLGMASPAEAAPVKRIPKAKSGPTQTKLPRIAAQTAAPAAAPMVAAPSTYVVEQGDTVSSIAGRFGLSTASVLAQNGLGWKTTIFPGQTLTLGGSGTSTPAPAAASTGSGASYTVVAGDTVTGIAGKHGVSTSAVLQANGLQATSTIFPGNRLTIPGSGTSAAPAAPASASPAAKQGLSGTYTIETGDTLHSIATKSGVTIQDLLNTNGLNWSSIIYAGSKLTIPHASASVVQVASLDGTTIMTDEMRRNARVIVQVGRSAGVSDYGLVIALATAAQESTLRNLDWGDRDSIGLFQQRPSQGWGQPAQLNDPVYAARAFFGGSVNPNPGATRGLLDIAGWKSMTVTQAAQAVQYSAYPDAYAKWEASAWAWLDEIG
- the pknB gene encoding Stk1 family PASTA domain-containing Ser/Thr kinase, with the translated sequence MTSSPTDPMIGRLLDGRYQVRSRIARGGMATVYVATDLRLERRVAVKVMHGHLADDSAFRDRFIQEARSAARLAHPNVVNVFDQGQDSDMAYLIMEYLPGMTLRELLQEYERLTPEQTLDILEAVLSGLAAAHKAGIVHRDLKPENVLLADDGRIKIGDFGLARAVSANTATGQALLGTIAYLSPELVTRGIADTRSDIYAVGIMMYEMLAGEQPFKGEQPMQIAYQHANDQVPTPSTANASVPVELDELVLWATARDPEQRPRDARALLDELYAVQNRLDARSGDPAPLQRTVVFPSAPALPSVTTGETQVVGGPPVMTRQEDERTEPESVVALAAAGSRRRSRGWMLALLVVMLAALAGGTGWYYGQGPGARIPVPSVTAMAIDDAAGTLQGQGFVVARAEEPSVDVEVGHVTRSVPASGTPVDQGSTVTVYASTGPRLLDVPDVVGAAEADARTRLEGVPFVVQEATIRQYGDAAEGTVVQVLDSSGAPVAAQYPEQQTVTLVVAAGKIPQVNGRSVDQAKATLAQAGLVGEPGKQSFSDDVDAGEVISVYQLDQNPVRSGLGDAPGSKVGLEISKGPDLVAVPNVVGLTRDGAKAALDKAGFTYAYSTFWDAVPDGITKVVSASPDAGAMVRRGSTVNLGITASG